In Parafrankia irregularis, a single genomic region encodes these proteins:
- a CDS encoding proline dehydrogenase family protein — protein MAPATGAGDENLGVPMTAAHSTTVSELSAVADEAVALVRRWAAEAADEPVDAAAARLAGVLREPGGLAFTVGFVDGVIRPEDSRVAARNLARLAPSAPGFLPWYLRAAVRAGGVAGPVAPGLVIPVARRALRGMVGHLVVDATERRLGPAISAACEPGVRLNLNLLGEAVLGEREAARRLAGTMALVERPDVDHVSIKVSAGTAPHAPWAFEETVDQVVDALHPLYTRAAATRPATFVNLDMEEYRDLDLTISVFTTLLDRPDLRRLEAGIVLQAYLPDALGALVRLGEWSTRRVSAGGAPITVRIVKGANLPMEHVEASLRGWPAAPYGSKEETDANYKRLLNHALRPERVDAVRIGVAGHNLFDLAFAWVLAGRRGVRGGLRFEMLRGMAQAQARVVAREVGGLLLYTPAVRPAEFDVAIAYLVRRLEEGASQENFLSAMFDLAGDSASGGGSGGGGGLLFAREERRFRASVARLEAEAAVPPAAHRTQNRQLRSVSAPEVDIDADADVETETEAEAETETETETETETETEVDAGVGFRNAPDTDPSLAANRAWARRILARAGTSALGADLVERAAVRTSAELDDVLAGAVAAGPGWAALGGAGRAKVLRRAAEQLESRRAELIEVMVAEAGKTFDQADPEVSEAADFARYYADRAVELDHVDGAVFTPARLAVVTPPWNFPVAIPAGSTLAALAAGSPVVLKPAGQTRRCGAVLTQALWDAGVPRDVLQLVYVDEGELGRALVSDPRVERVLLTGAFETARLFRSWRHDLPLLAETSGKNAIVVTPSADVDLAVRDVVASAFGHAGQKCSAASLLVLVGSAARSRRLHDQLVDAVRSLAVGPAHVPTSQMGPLVEPAAGKLLRALTTLGPGERWIVEPRRLDGEGRLWSPGVRTGVARGSEFHRTEYFGPVLGIMAAPDLGTAVELQNGVDFGLTAGLHSRDRAEIEYWLRHVEAGNLYVNRGITGAIVGRQPFGGWKRSAVGPGTKAGGPSYLLALGTWASTPSTAAAATPTAPAPATLAPVAGQLLAAVRRAPLAGEAAEEIVGLERALRSDAAAWAQEYGVAREVGGLVAERNVLRYRPVPVEIRLVDEGFVALVRVVAAGLLAGSAIRVTAAVEPPAGLGSALRELGVPWRLAAEGEWLAEVARAAARGRELRVRVTGRDADALARAARALADVTRGRPGIVVHAGPVTESGRLELLPFLREQSISVTAHRFGAPDDLVAGLV, from the coding sequence ATGGCGCCGGCGACCGGCGCCGGCGACGAGAACCTGGGAGTGCCGATGACCGCGGCTCACAGCACCACCGTGTCCGAGCTGTCCGCGGTGGCCGACGAGGCGGTGGCGCTCGTCCGCCGCTGGGCCGCCGAGGCGGCGGACGAACCGGTGGACGCCGCCGCCGCGCGGCTGGCGGGAGTGCTGCGGGAGCCGGGGGGCCTGGCGTTCACGGTGGGGTTCGTCGACGGGGTGATCCGGCCCGAGGACAGCCGGGTCGCGGCTCGGAACCTGGCCCGGCTCGCGCCGTCCGCGCCCGGGTTCCTGCCCTGGTATCTGCGGGCCGCGGTCCGGGCCGGCGGGGTGGCGGGGCCGGTGGCGCCGGGGCTGGTGATCCCGGTGGCGCGCCGGGCGCTGCGGGGCATGGTGGGGCATCTGGTCGTCGACGCGACCGAGCGGCGGCTGGGGCCAGCGATCTCGGCGGCGTGTGAGCCGGGTGTGCGGCTGAACCTGAACCTGCTGGGTGAGGCGGTCCTCGGCGAGCGGGAGGCGGCGCGGCGGCTGGCGGGCACGATGGCCCTTGTCGAGCGGCCGGACGTCGACCATGTGTCGATCAAGGTGTCGGCGGGCACCGCACCGCATGCGCCCTGGGCGTTCGAGGAGACGGTGGACCAGGTGGTGGACGCGCTTCACCCGCTGTACACGCGGGCGGCGGCGACCCGCCCGGCCACGTTCGTCAACCTGGACATGGAGGAGTACCGGGATCTGGATCTGACGATCTCGGTCTTCACCACGCTGCTCGACCGGCCGGACCTGCGCCGCCTGGAGGCCGGGATCGTCCTGCAGGCATACCTGCCCGACGCGCTGGGAGCGCTGGTCCGGCTGGGGGAGTGGAGCACCAGGCGGGTGTCGGCCGGAGGTGCCCCGATCACGGTGCGGATCGTGAAGGGCGCGAACCTGCCGATGGAACACGTCGAGGCATCGCTGCGCGGCTGGCCGGCGGCGCCGTACGGCTCCAAGGAGGAGACCGACGCCAACTACAAGCGGCTGCTGAACCACGCGCTGCGGCCGGAGCGTGTCGACGCGGTCCGCATCGGGGTCGCCGGGCACAACCTGTTCGATCTCGCCTTCGCCTGGGTGCTCGCCGGGCGCCGCGGGGTCCGGGGCGGTCTGCGGTTCGAGATGCTGCGGGGAATGGCGCAGGCGCAGGCCCGGGTGGTGGCCCGCGAGGTGGGCGGCCTGCTCCTCTACACCCCGGCCGTGCGGCCCGCGGAGTTCGACGTCGCCATCGCCTACCTGGTCCGGCGGCTGGAGGAGGGTGCCAGTCAGGAGAACTTCCTGTCGGCGATGTTCGACCTGGCCGGTGACAGCGCCAGCGGTGGCGGCAGCGGTGGCGGTGGCGGCCTGCTGTTCGCGCGGGAGGAGCGGCGGTTCCGGGCGTCGGTGGCCCGGCTGGAGGCGGAGGCGGCGGTCCCGCCGGCTGCCCACCGCACCCAGAACCGGCAGCTGCGGTCCGTGTCGGCACCTGAGGTCGACATCGACGCTGACGCTGACGTTGAGACCGAGACCGAGGCCGAGGCCGAGACCGAGACCGAGACCGAGACCGAGACCGAGACCGAGACCGAGGTCGACGCCGGGGTCGGCTTCCGCAACGCGCCGGACACCGATCCGTCGTTGGCGGCGAACCGGGCGTGGGCGCGGCGCATCCTGGCACGGGCCGGGACGTCCGCCCTCGGCGCGGATCTGGTCGAGCGGGCCGCGGTGCGGACATCCGCCGAGCTCGACGACGTCCTCGCCGGCGCGGTGGCGGCCGGTCCCGGCTGGGCCGCGCTCGGCGGCGCCGGCCGCGCGAAGGTGCTGCGGCGCGCCGCCGAACAGCTGGAAAGCCGTCGCGCCGAGCTGATCGAGGTCATGGTCGCCGAGGCCGGCAAGACCTTCGACCAGGCCGATCCGGAGGTCTCCGAGGCGGCGGACTTCGCCCGTTACTACGCCGACCGGGCGGTGGAACTCGATCACGTCGACGGGGCGGTGTTCACCCCCGCCCGCCTCGCCGTGGTGACACCACCGTGGAACTTCCCGGTCGCGATCCCCGCCGGCTCCACGCTCGCGGCGCTCGCCGCCGGCTCGCCGGTGGTGCTGAAGCCGGCCGGCCAGACCCGCCGGTGCGGTGCGGTGCTGACCCAGGCGCTGTGGGACGCCGGTGTGCCCCGCGACGTCCTCCAGCTGGTGTACGTGGACGAAGGGGAGCTGGGGCGGGCGCTGGTGAGCGACCCGCGGGTCGAGCGGGTGCTGCTGACCGGGGCGTTCGAGACCGCGCGGCTGTTCCGCTCCTGGCGGCATGATCTGCCGTTGCTCGCCGAGACCAGCGGCAAGAACGCGATCGTGGTGACGCCGAGCGCGGATGTCGACCTGGCCGTGCGCGACGTCGTCGCGTCCGCCTTCGGCCACGCCGGCCAGAAGTGCTCCGCCGCGTCCCTCCTCGTCCTCGTCGGCTCGGCCGCCCGGTCACGCCGGCTGCACGACCAGCTGGTGGACGCGGTGCGCTCACTGGCCGTGGGGCCGGCCCACGTCCCGACGTCCCAGATGGGGCCACTCGTCGAGCCGGCCGCGGGGAAGCTGCTGCGGGCGCTGACGACGCTCGGGCCCGGCGAGCGGTGGATCGTGGAGCCACGCCGGCTCGACGGCGAGGGCCGGCTCTGGTCGCCGGGGGTGCGCACCGGCGTGGCCCGGGGCTCGGAGTTCCACCGCACCGAGTACTTCGGCCCGGTGCTGGGGATCATGGCCGCGCCTGATCTCGGGACGGCCGTCGAGCTCCAGAACGGCGTCGACTTCGGGCTGACCGCGGGGCTGCACTCGCGTGACCGGGCGGAGATCGAGTACTGGCTGCGGCACGTCGAGGCCGGCAACCTCTACGTCAACCGGGGCATCACGGGTGCCATCGTCGGGCGTCAGCCCTTCGGGGGGTGGAAACGCTCGGCGGTCGGGCCCGGTACCAAGGCCGGAGGTCCGTCCTACCTGCTGGCCCTCGGGACCTGGGCGAGCACGCCGAGTACCGCCGCCGCCGCGACGCCCACGGCTCCGGCTCCGGCTACGCTGGCTCCGGTCGCCGGTCAGCTGCTGGCCGCAGTCCGGCGGGCTCCCCTGGCCGGGGAGGCCGCGGAGGAGATCGTCGGCCTCGAGCGAGCGCTGCGCAGCGACGCCGCGGCCTGGGCGCAGGAGTACGGCGTCGCGCGTGAGGTGGGTGGGCTCGTCGCCGAGCGCAACGTGCTGCGGTATCGACCCGTGCCGGTCGAGATCCGGCTCGTGGACGAGGGGTTCGTCGCCCTGGTGCGGGTGGTGGCGGCGGGCCTGCTGGCCGGCTCGGCGATCCGGGTCACCGCCGCGGTGGAGCCGCCCGCGGGCCTGGGGTCGGCGCTGCGCGAACTGGGCGTTCCCTGGCGGCTCGCGGCCGAGGGCGAATGGCTGGCCGAGGTCGCACGGGCCGCGGCCAGGGGGCGCGAGCTGCGCGTCCGGGTGACCGGCCGGGACGCCGACGCGCTGGCGCGGGCAGCTCGCGCGCTGGCGGACGTGACCCGGGGTCGGCCCGGGATCGTCGTGCACGCGGGTCCGGTGACGGAGTCAGGCCGGCTGGAACTGCTGCCGTTCCTGCGGGAGCAGTCGATCAGCGTGACCGCGCACCGGTTCGGAGCCCCGGACGACCTCGTCGCCGGACTGGTCTGA
- a CDS encoding NADP-dependent isocitrate dehydrogenase, whose product MTDSVIIYTLTDEAPALATYSFLPVVQAYASTAGVEVVSRDISLAGRIIASFPEHLEPSQRIDDALAELGELAKTPEANIIKLPNISASIPQLKAAVVELQQQGYALPDYPDDPKTDEEREVRARYDKIKGSAVNPVLREGNSDRRAPASVKGYAQTHPHRMGAWSADSKTNVATMGADDFRSTEKAAVIAADGALRIELVGDDGTTTVLRESVPVLAGEVVDASVMRIGALREFLTAQVARAKAEGVLFSVHLKATMMKVSDPVIFGHVVRAFFPETFARHGAVLAAAGLTPNDGLGGIFKGLEALPEGAEIKASFEAELASGPALAMVDSDRGITNLHVPSDVIVDASMPAMIRTSGHMWGPDGAEADTLAVLPDSSYAGIYQAVLDDCRAHGAYDPATMGSVPNVGLMAQKAEEYGSHDKTFEIQTTGTVRLVDTSGTVVLEQTVSAGDIFRACQTKDAPIRDWVKLAVSRARATGDPAVFWLDETRAHDAQLIAKVRTYLTEHDTDGLTIEIKAPVDAITFSLERIRRGENTISVTGNVLRDYLTDLFPILELGTSAKMLSVVPLMNGGGLFETGAGGSAPKHVQQLVKENYLRWDSLGEFLALAVSFEQLAQSTGNARAQVLADTLDRATATFLNEDKSPTRRVGGIDNRGSHFYLALYWAQELAGQSADAELAQAFSGLAETLSTQEKAIVDELLAVQGSPADIGGYYQPDPAKAATVMRPSATFNEAVATLA is encoded by the coding sequence GTGACTGATTCGGTGATCATCTATACGCTGACCGACGAGGCGCCGGCCCTGGCGACGTACTCGTTCCTGCCGGTGGTGCAGGCGTACGCGTCGACGGCCGGGGTCGAGGTCGTGAGTCGTGACATATCCCTGGCCGGGCGGATCATCGCCAGCTTCCCGGAGCACCTCGAACCGTCCCAGCGCATCGATGACGCGCTCGCCGAGCTCGGTGAGCTGGCAAAGACGCCCGAGGCGAACATCATCAAGCTGCCCAACATCTCGGCGTCCATCCCGCAGCTGAAGGCCGCGGTCGTCGAGCTGCAGCAGCAGGGGTACGCGCTGCCGGACTACCCCGACGACCCGAAGACCGACGAGGAGCGCGAGGTCCGCGCCCGGTACGACAAGATCAAGGGCAGCGCGGTCAACCCGGTGCTGCGCGAGGGCAACTCCGACCGGCGTGCCCCCGCCTCGGTCAAGGGCTATGCGCAGACCCACCCGCACCGCATGGGCGCCTGGAGCGCGGACTCGAAGACGAACGTCGCCACCATGGGCGCCGACGACTTCCGCAGCACCGAGAAGGCCGCGGTGATCGCGGCGGACGGCGCGCTGCGCATCGAGCTGGTCGGCGACGACGGCACCACCACGGTCCTGCGCGAGTCGGTACCCGTGCTGGCCGGCGAGGTCGTCGACGCCTCCGTGATGCGCATCGGCGCGCTGCGTGAGTTCCTCACCGCGCAGGTGGCCCGGGCCAAGGCCGAGGGCGTGCTGTTCTCCGTGCACCTGAAGGCCACGATGATGAAGGTCTCCGACCCGGTCATCTTCGGCCACGTGGTACGGGCCTTCTTCCCCGAGACGTTCGCCCGCCACGGCGCCGTGCTCGCCGCTGCCGGCCTCACCCCGAACGACGGTCTCGGTGGCATCTTCAAGGGCCTGGAGGCGCTGCCGGAGGGCGCGGAGATCAAGGCTTCCTTCGAGGCGGAGCTGGCGAGCGGCCCGGCGCTGGCCATGGTCGACTCCGACCGCGGCATCACGAACCTGCACGTCCCCAGCGACGTCATCGTCGACGCGTCGATGCCGGCGATGATCCGGACCTCCGGCCACATGTGGGGCCCGGACGGCGCCGAGGCCGACACCCTCGCCGTCCTGCCCGACAGCAGCTACGCGGGCATCTACCAGGCGGTTCTCGACGACTGCCGCGCGCACGGCGCCTACGACCCGGCGACGATGGGCTCGGTGCCCAACGTCGGCCTGATGGCCCAGAAGGCCGAGGAGTACGGCAGCCACGACAAGACCTTCGAGATCCAGACCACCGGCACCGTGCGCCTGGTCGACACCAGTGGCACCGTCGTGCTGGAGCAGACGGTGAGCGCCGGCGACATCTTCCGCGCCTGCCAGACCAAGGACGCCCCGATCCGCGACTGGGTGAAGCTCGCCGTCAGCCGCGCCCGCGCCACCGGCGACCCGGCGGTGTTCTGGCTCGACGAGACCCGCGCGCACGACGCCCAGCTCATCGCGAAGGTGCGGACCTACCTGACCGAGCACGACACCGACGGCCTGACCATCGAGATCAAGGCGCCGGTCGACGCGATCACCTTCTCGCTGGAGCGCATCCGCCGCGGTGAGAACACCATCTCGGTCACCGGCAACGTGCTGCGTGACTACCTCACCGACCTGTTCCCGATCCTGGAGCTCGGCACCAGCGCCAAGATGCTCTCGGTCGTGCCGCTGATGAACGGTGGCGGCCTGTTCGAGACCGGTGCCGGTGGCTCGGCACCCAAGCACGTCCAGCAGCTGGTCAAGGAGAACTACCTGCGCTGGGACAGCCTCGGTGAGTTCCTCGCCCTGGCGGTGAGCTTCGAGCAGCTCGCCCAGTCCACCGGCAACGCCCGCGCCCAGGTGCTCGCCGACACCCTCGACCGCGCCACCGCGACCTTCCTCAACGAGGACAAGTCGCCGACCCGCCGCGTCGGCGGTATCGACAACCGCGGCAGCCACTTCTACCTGGCCCTCTACTGGGCTCAGGAGCTGGCTGGCCAGAGCGCCGACGCGGAGCTCGCGCAGGCGTTCAGCGGCCTCGCCGAGACGCTCTCGACGCAGGAGAAGGCGATCGTGGACGAGTTGCTCGCCGTGCAGGGCTCGCCCGCGGACATCGGCGGCTACTACCAGCCCGACCCGGCGAAGGCCGCGACGGTGATGCGTCCGTCGGCGACCTTCAACGAGGCCGTCGCCACCCTGGCCTGA
- a CDS encoding aromatic ring-hydroxylating oxygenase subunit alpha, whose amino-acid sequence MDRDELVDLTRRALKTAIDKTTDMTPEEGGVAAQAYTCSEQFEKERELVRRSPQLVGYSSELPAAGSYCTKTVMDVPVLLTRGTDGAIRAFENICLHRQAPLATGCGTAERFVCPWHAWTYDAHGAFVGGPGREGFPATLGGKAQLTELPATEHSGFLWVGLDPQAGPLDIDAHLGPLGPELASWGIGNWAPVGEKVLDAPVNWKLALDTFAESYHFATVHRDTFAQITKSNCALFDSFGRHHRLIFPMRHITDLANQPEQEWVPLNNLVLIYALFPNIVLSVTVANGEIFRVYPGERPGHSVTVHQNASSMDVSEPGMAEAARSIFEYAHDVVRDEDYALAARVQANLAAGARANLVFGRNEPGLHHRHDVLADALAGAR is encoded by the coding sequence ATCGACCGCGACGAACTCGTCGATCTCACCCGACGGGCGCTGAAGACAGCAATCGACAAAACCACCGACATGACACCTGAAGAAGGTGGCGTGGCCGCCCAGGCATATACCTGCTCGGAGCAGTTCGAAAAAGAACGCGAGCTCGTCCGGCGGTCACCGCAGCTTGTCGGCTACAGTTCCGAGCTGCCCGCGGCCGGCAGTTACTGCACAAAGACGGTGATGGACGTCCCGGTGCTGCTGACCCGCGGCACGGACGGCGCGATTCGCGCCTTCGAGAACATCTGCCTGCATCGTCAGGCCCCGCTCGCCACCGGCTGTGGCACGGCCGAACGTTTCGTCTGCCCCTGGCACGCCTGGACGTATGACGCCCACGGCGCGTTCGTCGGCGGTCCGGGGCGGGAGGGCTTCCCGGCCACGCTCGGCGGAAAGGCCCAGCTCACCGAGCTGCCCGCGACCGAGCACTCCGGCTTCCTGTGGGTCGGGCTGGATCCCCAGGCCGGCCCGCTGGACATCGACGCGCATCTGGGCCCGCTGGGCCCGGAACTCGCCTCCTGGGGAATCGGGAACTGGGCACCGGTCGGCGAAAAGGTTCTCGACGCTCCGGTCAACTGGAAACTGGCGCTCGACACCTTCGCCGAGAGCTACCATTTCGCCACGGTGCATCGGGACACCTTCGCCCAGATCACGAAGAGCAACTGCGCCCTGTTCGATTCCTTCGGTCGCCACCACCGGCTGATCTTCCCGATGAGGCACATCACCGACCTGGCGAACCAGCCGGAGCAGGAGTGGGTGCCGTTGAACAACCTCGTGTTGATCTATGCCCTGTTCCCCAACATCGTTCTGTCGGTCACCGTCGCCAACGGGGAGATCTTCCGGGTGTATCCGGGGGAGCGCCCGGGTCATTCGGTGACCGTCCACCAGAACGCGTCGTCGATGGACGTGAGCGAGCCGGGAATGGCCGAGGCCGCCCGGAGCATCTTCGAGTACGCCCACGATGTCGTACGCGACGAGGACTACGCACTGGCCGCCCGGGTGCAGGCGAACCTGGCCGCCGGGGCGCGGGCGAACCTGGTGTTCGGCCGTAACGAGCCCGGGCTGCACCACCGCCACGACGTCCTCGCGGACGCCCTCGCCGGCGCCCGCTGA
- a CDS encoding alpha/beta hydrolase fold domain-containing protein gives MLEDAMPYRFDSERAALVEITPFAVLDDITASRARAMELILSATREIDLTGVNITDTSVPGPPDAPDVAVRIYTPLIGTRPTPAVLHLRGGGFVAGALGTDHRANIELSRALGAVVVSVDYRLAPENPYPAAIEDCYAALLWTVDRAERLGVDPRRIAVHGVNSGAGLAAALTLLTRDRNGPALCFQCLCRPELDDRRAGAAPAPVDVTGQAPSARWDAYLGADLAGTADVPAYAAPARATDLRGLPPAYVSVLEGDRRRDDGVAYAAALRAAGVPVRLRHHPAAATTTSGPASMPTSATATAATAATAGGSLAAAAGRCTSGQAARRRHRGSVPVHSATVNTGTTGTTHGTPRAGRERDDKITALRAAFGMRF, from the coding sequence GTGCTGGAGGACGCGATGCCCTACCGGTTCGATTCCGAGCGCGCGGCGCTGGTCGAGATCACGCCGTTCGCCGTCCTCGACGACATCACCGCGAGTCGAGCCCGGGCCATGGAGCTGATCCTCTCCGCGACCCGCGAGATCGACCTGACCGGCGTGAACATCACCGACACGAGCGTTCCCGGCCCGCCGGACGCACCGGACGTGGCGGTGCGCATCTACACACCGCTGATCGGCACCCGGCCGACCCCGGCGGTCCTGCATCTTCGTGGCGGCGGATTCGTCGCGGGTGCGCTGGGCACGGACCACCGGGCCAACATCGAGCTGAGCCGGGCGCTCGGCGCCGTCGTGGTCTCGGTCGACTACCGCCTCGCCCCCGAGAACCCGTACCCGGCCGCGATCGAGGACTGTTACGCGGCCCTGCTGTGGACCGTCGACCGCGCCGAACGCCTCGGTGTCGATCCCAGGCGGATCGCCGTGCACGGGGTGAACTCCGGCGCCGGCCTGGCCGCGGCGCTGACGCTGCTCACCCGGGACCGCAACGGCCCGGCCCTGTGCTTCCAGTGCCTCTGCCGGCCCGAGCTGGACGACCGACGTGCCGGCGCCGCACCGGCCCCCGTCGATGTCACAGGCCAGGCCCCGAGTGCCCGTTGGGACGCCTATCTGGGTGCGGACCTCGCCGGGACCGCCGACGTGCCGGCCTACGCGGCTCCAGCCCGGGCCACCGACCTGCGGGGGCTGCCCCCGGCCTACGTGTCCGTCCTGGAGGGGGATCGGCGCCGGGACGACGGCGTCGCCTACGCCGCGGCGCTCCGCGCGGCCGGGGTGCCCGTCCGCCTGCGCCACCATCCGGCCGCCGCCACCACGACCTCAGGCCCGGCCTCGATGCCGACCTCGGCCACCGCCACGGCGGCCACGGCGGCCACGGCCGGAGGCTCTCTCGCGGCGGCTGCCGGACGTTGCACCTCCGGCCAGGCTGCTCGGCGCCGGCACCGGGGATCGGTCCCGGTTCACAGCGCCACCGTCAACACCGGCACCACCGGCACCACCCACGGCACCCCGAGGGCGGGCCGGGAGCGCGACGACAAGATCACCGCGCTGCGCGCGGCCTTCGGTATGCGGTTCTAG